The proteins below are encoded in one region of Vicinamibacterales bacterium:
- a CDS encoding acetyl-CoA C-acyltransferase: MNGDVFILGGARTPMAEYTGRLKDFSALELGAIAARAAMERTGVKPADVDHVVYGNVLQTSADAVYGARHVGLKAGVPIEVPALTVNRLCGSGIQAAISGAQLLVLGEADVVLTGGMESMSQAPHVIRGLRSGLRLGQGQLEDTLWSALLDTHCGCTMAGTAENCAAKYSISREAQDAYAIRSQQLADRAWKDGRLKEEVVPVEIKSRKGVDLFAQDDHMRPDSTMEGLARLPPAFSKNGCVTAGNASGIVDGGAALLLASAAGATGKGLKPLAKLTHWAYVGVEPTLMGMGPVPATRKVLERAGLALKEIDLIEVNEAFAAQYLAVEKALGLDRDRVNVNGGAIALGHPLGMTGTRLLLTLTLELRRRGLKRGLATACIGGGQGIAAIVETV; the protein is encoded by the coding sequence ATGAACGGTGACGTCTTCATTCTCGGCGGCGCCCGGACGCCGATGGCGGAATACACGGGCAGGTTGAAGGACTTCTCGGCGCTGGAGCTGGGGGCGATCGCGGCACGCGCGGCGATGGAGCGGACTGGTGTGAAGCCGGCCGACGTGGATCACGTCGTCTACGGCAACGTGCTGCAGACCAGCGCCGACGCGGTGTACGGCGCGCGGCACGTCGGACTCAAGGCGGGCGTGCCGATCGAGGTGCCGGCGTTGACGGTCAATCGCCTGTGCGGCTCGGGCATCCAGGCGGCGATCAGCGGGGCGCAGCTGCTGGTGCTCGGGGAGGCGGATGTCGTTCTCACCGGCGGCATGGAGAGCATGAGCCAGGCGCCGCACGTGATCCGTGGGCTGCGCAGCGGCCTGCGGCTCGGCCAGGGGCAGCTCGAAGACACGCTGTGGTCGGCCCTGCTCGACACGCACTGCGGCTGCACCATGGCAGGAACGGCGGAGAACTGCGCGGCGAAGTACAGCATCTCGCGCGAGGCGCAGGACGCCTACGCCATCCGCAGCCAGCAGCTCGCCGACCGCGCGTGGAAAGACGGACGGCTGAAAGAGGAAGTCGTTCCGGTGGAGATCAAGTCGCGCAAGGGCGTGGACCTCTTTGCGCAGGACGATCACATGCGTCCGGATTCCACCATGGAGGGGCTGGCCAGGCTGCCGCCGGCGTTCAGCAAGAACGGCTGCGTCACCGCCGGCAATGCCAGCGGCATCGTCGACGGCGGGGCGGCGCTGCTGCTGGCGTCCGCCGCGGGAGCGACAGGGAAGGGGCTGAAGCCGCTCGCGAAGCTGACGCACTGGGCGTATGTCGGGGTCGAGCCGACGCTGATGGGGATGGGGCCCGTCCCGGCGACGCGGAAAGTGCTGGAGCGCGCCGGCCTGGCGTTGAAGGAAATCGATCTCATCGAGGTCAACGAGGCATTCGCGGCGCAGTACCTCGCCGTGGAGAAGGCGCTCGGTCTCGACCGGGACCGCGTCAACGTCAACGGCGGCGCGATTGCGCTCGGCCATCCGCTCGGCATGACCGGCACCCGTCTGCTCCTGACGCTGACGCTCGAACTGCGGCGGCGCGGCCTGAAGCGCGGTCTCGCGACCGCCTGTATCGGTGGCGGGCAGGGCATCGCCGCCATTGTGGAGACTGTGTGA
- a CDS encoding 3-isopropylmalate dehydrogenase translates to MLTPKVAVIAGDGIGKEVTAEAVKVLTRTGEAFGRRLQFEHLPWGADHYLETGITIPADGYDTLRGFDAIFIGALGDPRVPDNRHARDILLGTRFELDLYVNYRPVKLLDERLCPLKGRGPKDVDFVVFRENTEGLYVSVGGRFKAGTEDEIAIQEELNTFKGVNRIIRHAFAFAEARGLTKVCMADKSNAMQQGHALWQRVFTQVAAEYPRIQATHYYIDALAMYMVLDPGQFQVIVTNNLFGDIITDLGATFQGGLGMAASGNLHPGKTSMFEPVHGSAPKFAGKNIANPIGAIASASLMLETLGLKDEAAAIDAAILKAVRENQVTADIGGALGTREAGNYIVAALR, encoded by the coding sequence GTGTTAACGCCCAAGGTCGCTGTCATCGCCGGTGACGGAATCGGGAAAGAGGTGACTGCGGAGGCGGTCAAGGTGCTGACCCGGACCGGCGAGGCGTTCGGGCGGCGGCTGCAGTTCGAGCACCTGCCGTGGGGCGCCGACCATTATCTCGAGACGGGGATCACGATTCCCGCGGACGGCTACGACACGCTGCGCGGGTTCGACGCCATCTTCATCGGGGCGCTCGGCGATCCGCGCGTGCCGGACAATCGTCACGCGCGCGACATCCTGCTCGGCACGCGATTCGAGCTGGATCTTTACGTGAACTACCGGCCGGTGAAGCTGCTGGACGAGCGTCTCTGTCCGCTGAAGGGGCGCGGTCCGAAAGACGTGGACTTCGTCGTCTTCCGCGAGAACACCGAAGGGTTGTACGTCAGCGTCGGCGGCCGCTTCAAGGCCGGCACGGAGGACGAGATCGCGATCCAGGAAGAGCTGAACACGTTCAAGGGGGTGAACCGGATCATCCGCCACGCGTTCGCCTTCGCCGAGGCGCGCGGCCTCACGAAGGTGTGCATGGCCGACAAGAGCAATGCCATGCAGCAGGGGCATGCGCTGTGGCAGCGCGTGTTCACGCAGGTCGCCGCCGAGTACCCGCGCATTCAGGCGACGCATTACTACATCGACGCGCTCGCGATGTACATGGTGCTGGATCCCGGGCAGTTCCAGGTGATCGTCACCAACAATCTCTTCGGCGACATCATCACCGACCTCGGCGCGACGTTCCAGGGCGGGCTCGGGATGGCGGCGTCGGGGAACCTTCATCCCGGGAAGACCTCGATGTTCGAGCCGGTGCACGGCTCGGCGCCGAAGTTCGCCGGGAAGAACATCGCCAATCCGATCGGCGCGATCGCGTCGGCGTCGCTGATGCTGGAAACGCTGGGGCTGAAGGACGAGGCGGCTGCGATAGATGCGGCGATCCTGAAGGCGGTTCGGGAGAATCAGGTGACGGCCGATATCGGGGGTGCACTTGGCACTCGTGAGGCCGGAAATTACATAGTGGCAGCTTTACGCTGA
- a CDS encoding acetyl-CoA C-acyltransferase, protein MLPSDVVILGAARTPIGRYGGSLRNVHPAELGAAAAGAALERAGLTPADVDEVLIGHARQAGSGPNPARQVGRRAGVPDTVPAQTINKACASGMQTIATGAQSIALGESAIVLAGGIESMSRMPYLMDAEDARWGHKMGNFTLVDAMYRDGFTCSVCGLIMGETVELLAREYGITREASDAYALESQRRAERAIAQGRFRDEIAPVAYTDAKGKPQTLSADEHPRAGTTIESLRKLPLVFSDVEGGAGILTAGSSSGITDGGAAVVLASAAEANARGLKPLAKIAGWASAGVDPRRMGIGPVPAVHQLLERTGLRLSDFDLVELNEAFAPQVLAVLADLPIPMDRLNVNGGAIALGHPIGCTGTRIVVTLLYEMLRRKARRGLATLCVSGGMGMAMGIELC, encoded by the coding sequence ATGCTCCCCTCGGATGTCGTCATCCTTGGTGCGGCACGGACGCCCATCGGCCGCTACGGCGGATCCCTCCGGAACGTGCATCCGGCCGAGCTCGGCGCCGCGGCCGCCGGCGCGGCCCTCGAGCGGGCAGGCCTCACACCAGCCGACGTGGACGAGGTGCTCATCGGCCACGCCCGGCAGGCGGGATCCGGGCCGAATCCCGCCCGGCAGGTCGGCAGGCGAGCGGGCGTTCCTGACACAGTCCCGGCTCAGACCATCAACAAGGCCTGCGCATCCGGGATGCAGACGATCGCCACCGGCGCGCAATCGATCGCGCTCGGCGAGTCCGCCATCGTGCTGGCCGGCGGCATCGAGTCCATGAGCCGGATGCCGTATCTGATGGACGCCGAGGACGCCCGCTGGGGCCACAAGATGGGGAATTTCACCCTCGTCGACGCCATGTATCGCGACGGCTTCACCTGTTCGGTCTGCGGCCTGATCATGGGAGAGACGGTCGAACTGCTGGCGCGCGAGTACGGCATCACGCGGGAGGCGTCCGACGCCTATGCGCTCGAGTCGCAGCGGCGGGCCGAGCGCGCCATCGCGCAGGGGCGCTTCCGCGACGAGATTGCCCCGGTCGCCTATACCGACGCGAAGGGCAAGCCGCAGACCCTGTCGGCCGACGAGCACCCGCGTGCCGGGACGACGATCGAGAGCCTGCGGAAGCTGCCGCTGGTCTTCAGTGACGTCGAGGGCGGGGCAGGCATCCTGACCGCCGGATCGTCGTCCGGCATCACCGACGGTGGGGCCGCCGTCGTCCTCGCAAGCGCGGCCGAGGCGAACGCGCGCGGCCTGAAGCCCCTGGCGAAGATCGCCGGATGGGCGAGCGCGGGCGTCGATCCGAGGCGCATGGGCATCGGTCCCGTGCCCGCCGTGCACCAACTGCTCGAGCGCACGGGGCTGCGGCTCTCCGATTTCGACCTCGTCGAGCTGAACGAGGCGTTCGCCCCGCAGGTGCTGGCGGTGCTGGCCGATCTTCCCATCCCGATGGATCGCCTCAACGTCAACGGCGGCGCCATCGCGCTGGGCCACCCCATCGGCTGCACCGGCACGCGCATCGTCGTCACCCTGCTGTACGAGATGCTGCGGCGCAAGGCGCGCCGCGGGCTCGCCACGCTGTGCGTGTCGGGGGGAATGGGGATGGCCATGGGGATTGAATTGTGTTAA